A single region of the Macrobrachium rosenbergii isolate ZJJX-2024 chromosome 5, ASM4041242v1, whole genome shotgun sequence genome encodes:
- the LOC136838692 gene encoding uncharacterized protein isoform X2, protein MSTTRTISTGTQRFTRLRGRDTARQRKPSFAPKPTCTSRTKGALPLHLACQNSHNQTSRILLLAGCKPDIKNNYGDTPLHTAARYGHAGVSRILISGKANVNEVNKNNDTALHIAVAMNRKKLTKILLESSANQKIRNKQNETPVDIALRKGFDQIAETLRNPPPVVSHEERVRQEQEQKKKEIKEVTFKDFVDEGKTDKKGDKKREKANGSGSSSKESSTKAKDKKKAKHDSKEKSRGRHVSWSPYGCQYFPPAPTQELAAPNLDSLPRDPLGAGEQYYIDLAGNIRKGPLGVGNSCLCTPFVKDVENKLEKDRFALLDRIEAANLKLDAKISELERLTKAQVHHTTKVKEGRSSAEVSSSSQTGESINHRAEQLRQWAEHQLAISSSYLYTQIPKGYAIPGPSRRSRDQGSGIVPITRSWSEEAVSEYREDCESGRFSSYKGLKVLDHPTSMYNITQSRPDDDDVLSEYRKPIASLVPGSWRCASPDGCQSRITEDGWRLTPASKRRESRRNSIDSSELLDDPYGPFKFRSEMKLLAVFPPSPDLVKESTDSGASSERDTRKINSRARSSSLSHSPRIIESQHTSPMSHGSQTSKMGTRSNGNMRLFPHEVRKESDRPRVESGAIPKSNTPYNMTNLDDFGGGKRKLHQGISYYNQHPLQRSNATVHGSQTTLVSEYNYNRMNFKMHQRYNPPTDKGQSEGVYESYSRPPQGKPEVETELDLDRKKMQQVAQRLYDGYFAKGHLEPVRRPGRPPLSPFKERDSQNDSGYSARLSSSSSQEPSPTFSG, encoded by the exons ATGTCGACCACCAGGACGATCAG CACGGGAACACAGCGCTTCACGAGGCTGCGTGGAAGGGATACAGCCAGACAGCGGAAGCCCTCGTTCGCGCCAAAGCCAACGTGTACATCAAGAACAAAGGGGGCTTTGCCCCTTCACCTGGCTTGCCAGAACAGCCATAACCAAACCAGTCGAATATTGCTGCTAGCTGGGTGTAAACCCGACATTAAGAACAAC TATGGCGACACGCCCCTGCACACGGCTGCCCGCTACGGCCACGCGGGCGTCTCCCGTATTCTTATTTCTGGCAAAGCCAACGTCAACGAGGTAAACAAG AACAACGACACTGCTTTGCACATTGCGGTAGCGATGAACCGGAAGAAGTTGACCAAAATCCTACTGGAGTCTTCGGCAAACCAGAAGATTAGGAATAAG CAAAACGAGACCCCAGTGGACATAGCCCTTCGGAAGGGCTTCGACCAGATCGCGGAGACCTTGAGGAATCCTCCGCCGGTGGTGTCCCACGAGGAGAGAGTCCGTCAGgagcaggagcagaagaagaaggagatcaAGGAAGTCACCTTCAAGGACTTCGTCGACGAAGGGAAGACGGACAAGAAGggagacaagaagagagagaaggccaACGGGAGCGGGTCTTCCAGCAAAGAGAGCAGCACGAAAGCCAAAGATAAGAAAAAG GCTAAACACGACTCCAAAGAGAAGTCTCGGGGACGTCACGTCTCCTGGTCTCCCTACGGCTGTCAGTATTTCCCGCCGGCCCCCACCCAGGAACTAGCTGCCCCAAATCTGGACTCCCTTCCCAGAGACCCTCTTGGTGCTGGTGAACAATACTACATCGATCTCGCTGGGAATATCAGGAAG GGTCCTTTGGGCGTGGGCAACTCTTGCCTTTGCACCCCATTTGTCAAAGACGTCGAGAATAAATTAGAGAAGGACAGATTTGCCCTTCTCGATCGCATTGAAGCAGCAAATTTAAAGCTTGACGCCAAGATCAGTGAGCTGGAACGCCTGACAAAGGCGCAAGTTCACCAT ACTACCAAAGTGAAAGAAGGAAGAAGTAGCGCAGAAGTGTCGTCATCCAGCCAAACTGGAGAATCCATCAACCACCGAGCCGAACAGCTCAGGCAGTGGGCTGAACATCAACTAGCCATAAGTTCCTCTTATCTCTACACGCAAATTCCAAAAGGTTACGCCATCCCCGGGCCTTCCAGGAGGTCTAGAGATCAGGGCTCTGGAATTGTACCCATAACTag ATCCTGGTCAGAAGAGGCAGTCTCAGAGTACAGAGAAGATTGTGAAAGCGGCCGTTTCTCTTCGTACAAAGGGCTAAAGGTTCTGGATCATCCTACGTCCATGTATAACATAACGCAGAGTCGTCCTGACGATGACGACGTCCTGTCAGAGTACCGAAAACCAATAGCTTCACTTGTACCCGGAAGCTGGAGATGTGCTTCTCCTGACGGCTGTCAGTCGCGAATTACTGAAGATGGCTGGAGGTTAACGCCCGCGTCTAAACGGCGCGAGAGCCGTAGAAATTCAATCGATTCTAGCGAACTGCTGGATGATCCTTACGGGCCATTCAAATTCAGGAGTGAAATGAAATTGCTGGCCGTTTTCCCCCCTTCACCAGATCTAGTCAAGGAATCTACAGACAGCGGAGCTTCAAGTGAGCGCGACACTAGAAAAATCAACAGCAGAGCAAGAAGCAGTTCACTGTCACACAGTCCCAGAATTATAGAGAGTCAGCATACTTCTCCAATGAGCCACGGCTCCCAAACCTCGAAAATGGGCACAAGATCGAATGGTAATATGAGATTATTCCCCCACGAAGTTAGAAAGGAGAGTGATAGGCCTAGGGTTGAAAGTGGAGCCATCCCGAAGTCGAATACACCATATAATATGACAAACTTAGATGACTTTGGTGGGGGGAAGCGTAAACTTCATCAAGGTATTAGTTACTACAATCAGCACCCGCTTCAACGGAGCAATGCAACAGTCCATGGTAGTCAAACTACGTTAGTTTCAGAGTACAATTATAACAGAATGAACTTTAAAATGCATCAGAGATATAATCCTCCGACCGATAAAGGCCAGTCGGAGGGTGTATACGAGTCTTATTCAAGACCACCTCAAGGGAAGCCTGAAGTTGAGACTGAACTGGATTTAGACAG GAAAAAGATGCAGCAAGTAGCACAACGTTTGTACGACGGTTACTTCGCCAAGGGTCACCTGGAACCAGTCAGACGTCCTGGAAGACCTCCACTTAGTCCATTCAAGGAACGTGATTCTCAGAACGACTCGGGGTACTCGGCTAGACTGTCCTCATCGTCGTCACAGGAACCTTCACCAACTTTCTCAG GTTGA
- the LOC136838692 gene encoding uncharacterized protein isoform X1, which translates to MSTTRTISTGTQRFTRLRGRDTARQRKPSFAPKPTCTSRTKGALPLHLACQNSHNQTSRILLLAGCKPDIKNNYGDTPLHTAARYGHAGVSRILISGKANVNEVNKNNDTALHIAVAMNRKKLTKILLESSANQKIRNKQNETPVDIALRKGFDQIAETLRNPPPVVSHEERVRQEQEQKKKEIKEVTFKDFVDEGKTDKKGDKKREKANGSGSSSKESSTKAKDKKKVNAAKHDSKEKSRGRHVSWSPYGCQYFPPAPTQELAAPNLDSLPRDPLGAGEQYYIDLAGNIRKGPLGVGNSCLCTPFVKDVENKLEKDRFALLDRIEAANLKLDAKISELERLTKAQVHHTTKVKEGRSSAEVSSSSQTGESINHRAEQLRQWAEHQLAISSSYLYTQIPKGYAIPGPSRRSRDQGSGIVPITRSWSEEAVSEYREDCESGRFSSYKGLKVLDHPTSMYNITQSRPDDDDVLSEYRKPIASLVPGSWRCASPDGCQSRITEDGWRLTPASKRRESRRNSIDSSELLDDPYGPFKFRSEMKLLAVFPPSPDLVKESTDSGASSERDTRKINSRARSSSLSHSPRIIESQHTSPMSHGSQTSKMGTRSNGNMRLFPHEVRKESDRPRVESGAIPKSNTPYNMTNLDDFGGGKRKLHQGISYYNQHPLQRSNATVHGSQTTLVSEYNYNRMNFKMHQRYNPPTDKGQSEGVYESYSRPPQGKPEVETELDLDRKKMQQVAQRLYDGYFAKGHLEPVRRPGRPPLSPFKERDSQNDSGYSARLSSSSSQEPSPTFSG; encoded by the exons ATGTCGACCACCAGGACGATCAG CACGGGAACACAGCGCTTCACGAGGCTGCGTGGAAGGGATACAGCCAGACAGCGGAAGCCCTCGTTCGCGCCAAAGCCAACGTGTACATCAAGAACAAAGGGGGCTTTGCCCCTTCACCTGGCTTGCCAGAACAGCCATAACCAAACCAGTCGAATATTGCTGCTAGCTGGGTGTAAACCCGACATTAAGAACAAC TATGGCGACACGCCCCTGCACACGGCTGCCCGCTACGGCCACGCGGGCGTCTCCCGTATTCTTATTTCTGGCAAAGCCAACGTCAACGAGGTAAACAAG AACAACGACACTGCTTTGCACATTGCGGTAGCGATGAACCGGAAGAAGTTGACCAAAATCCTACTGGAGTCTTCGGCAAACCAGAAGATTAGGAATAAG CAAAACGAGACCCCAGTGGACATAGCCCTTCGGAAGGGCTTCGACCAGATCGCGGAGACCTTGAGGAATCCTCCGCCGGTGGTGTCCCACGAGGAGAGAGTCCGTCAGgagcaggagcagaagaagaaggagatcaAGGAAGTCACCTTCAAGGACTTCGTCGACGAAGGGAAGACGGACAAGAAGggagacaagaagagagagaaggccaACGGGAGCGGGTCTTCCAGCAAAGAGAGCAGCACGAAAGCCAAAGATAAGAAAAAGGTAAATGCT GCTAAACACGACTCCAAAGAGAAGTCTCGGGGACGTCACGTCTCCTGGTCTCCCTACGGCTGTCAGTATTTCCCGCCGGCCCCCACCCAGGAACTAGCTGCCCCAAATCTGGACTCCCTTCCCAGAGACCCTCTTGGTGCTGGTGAACAATACTACATCGATCTCGCTGGGAATATCAGGAAG GGTCCTTTGGGCGTGGGCAACTCTTGCCTTTGCACCCCATTTGTCAAAGACGTCGAGAATAAATTAGAGAAGGACAGATTTGCCCTTCTCGATCGCATTGAAGCAGCAAATTTAAAGCTTGACGCCAAGATCAGTGAGCTGGAACGCCTGACAAAGGCGCAAGTTCACCAT ACTACCAAAGTGAAAGAAGGAAGAAGTAGCGCAGAAGTGTCGTCATCCAGCCAAACTGGAGAATCCATCAACCACCGAGCCGAACAGCTCAGGCAGTGGGCTGAACATCAACTAGCCATAAGTTCCTCTTATCTCTACACGCAAATTCCAAAAGGTTACGCCATCCCCGGGCCTTCCAGGAGGTCTAGAGATCAGGGCTCTGGAATTGTACCCATAACTag ATCCTGGTCAGAAGAGGCAGTCTCAGAGTACAGAGAAGATTGTGAAAGCGGCCGTTTCTCTTCGTACAAAGGGCTAAAGGTTCTGGATCATCCTACGTCCATGTATAACATAACGCAGAGTCGTCCTGACGATGACGACGTCCTGTCAGAGTACCGAAAACCAATAGCTTCACTTGTACCCGGAAGCTGGAGATGTGCTTCTCCTGACGGCTGTCAGTCGCGAATTACTGAAGATGGCTGGAGGTTAACGCCCGCGTCTAAACGGCGCGAGAGCCGTAGAAATTCAATCGATTCTAGCGAACTGCTGGATGATCCTTACGGGCCATTCAAATTCAGGAGTGAAATGAAATTGCTGGCCGTTTTCCCCCCTTCACCAGATCTAGTCAAGGAATCTACAGACAGCGGAGCTTCAAGTGAGCGCGACACTAGAAAAATCAACAGCAGAGCAAGAAGCAGTTCACTGTCACACAGTCCCAGAATTATAGAGAGTCAGCATACTTCTCCAATGAGCCACGGCTCCCAAACCTCGAAAATGGGCACAAGATCGAATGGTAATATGAGATTATTCCCCCACGAAGTTAGAAAGGAGAGTGATAGGCCTAGGGTTGAAAGTGGAGCCATCCCGAAGTCGAATACACCATATAATATGACAAACTTAGATGACTTTGGTGGGGGGAAGCGTAAACTTCATCAAGGTATTAGTTACTACAATCAGCACCCGCTTCAACGGAGCAATGCAACAGTCCATGGTAGTCAAACTACGTTAGTTTCAGAGTACAATTATAACAGAATGAACTTTAAAATGCATCAGAGATATAATCCTCCGACCGATAAAGGCCAGTCGGAGGGTGTATACGAGTCTTATTCAAGACCACCTCAAGGGAAGCCTGAAGTTGAGACTGAACTGGATTTAGACAG GAAAAAGATGCAGCAAGTAGCACAACGTTTGTACGACGGTTACTTCGCCAAGGGTCACCTGGAACCAGTCAGACGTCCTGGAAGACCTCCACTTAGTCCATTCAAGGAACGTGATTCTCAGAACGACTCGGGGTACTCGGCTAGACTGTCCTCATCGTCGTCACAGGAACCTTCACCAACTTTCTCAG GTTGA